The sequence below is a genomic window from Sorangiineae bacterium MSr12523.
TCTGCGGACAGGTAGGCGCCACGTCCCGAGGGGTTGAATGCATCGGGGACGCCCACACCGTCTTGCGAGATCGTTCCCCCCAGGGCGCGCGTCCAGTCGACGGGCATCTCCATGAATGGACGCGGGTCGGTCGCGATGAGGGTGCCGCCGGCTTTGCGCCATACGCGATCACCGATGACCAAGACGTCATTGGCATGCGCGCCGGCGCGCACGCTGGCCTCGAGCCACGTGACCGGTTTGGACGATGTTGCCGTGCCCGTGACGACGACATCACAGCCCGTGCGGCTTGCGACATCGTCCGAAGGAAAAACTCCATGCGCGGTGCGCACCGGCTGCGCGAACACCGGCCATGGTTCGGCGGCGGGCACCAGGTGGCCGTCGCCTTCGAGCCGGAACGTGGCCCGCGCGACCAGCCAGCCGACATTGACGTTCTCCTCGGCACCACCGAAAAAGAAGCGCGCCGGCCATCGAGACTCGTTGATGAATTGCATGAAATTCGATCAGGGATTGAGATTCACCGCGGGGGCGCTGATGTTCGCGACCTGGCCGGCGCTGATGTTGGCGGTGCCGCTGGCGGAGGTGTTGAGGTCGCCCCCGGTGGCGTCGATCTTGATGGTGCCGCATTGGAAGGTGGCATTGCCGCCCGTGAGGAAGAAGATCTGAACGCCGGCGACGTCGACAGCGACCTGCGCACTTGCCCAAATCGAAACGGCCGTGGGGGATACCTGAATGGACGTGCCGTGGCAGGTGAGATTCAAAACCGTGTCGGCGTTGATGTTCACCTGCTTCCCACTCAGGGTGATGTCTCCCGACGACGTGATATCGATGTTGCCGGTGACGTTTTGGGTATGTGCTCCGAGCACCTTGGCGGTTTCGTTGCCTGCGATGGTCTTTTCACGATTGCCGGTGACGTTGATGCTTTGATTCGCCGTCACGCTGATCGATTGATTCGCACCCGCGGAGAGCGATTGGTCGGCGCCCGACGACAGCGATTGGTTCGCGCCGGCGGAATGCGACTGATCGGCCCCGGCCGAGAACGATTGATTCACGCCCGCGGAATGCGTTTGATTCGCTCCCACCGTCGTCGTGTCGTTCGCTCCGACGGTCGACGTTTGGTTCGCGCCAATGGTCGTCGACTTGTTGGCCCCGATGCTGCTCGTTTTGCTCGCGCCGATGCTTTCCGTGTGCGCACTCTGGACCGTGATATCCATGTTGCGCTGCGCGTGGATGTAGATCTTTTCCTGACCGGTGTGGTTGTCCTGCGTGATCTCGTTGAAGCCGCCGCCGCCCGGGACGCTTTTCGTTTTCCATGTGCTATTGGCCACGTCCATCGGCATTTTGTACGGCTGCGTGTCCACGCTGTTGTAAACGGCGCCGATGACCACCGGGCGGTCGATGTCGCCGTCGATGAAGTCCACCAGGACCTCCGAGCCGACTTTGTGGGCCTGCCAAAAGCCTTCGTCGTAGCTGCCGACGGGGGTCATCATGCGGATCCAGCACGAGCTGTTCTCGTCGTGGTTTCCGTCCCGGTCCCAGTGAAACTGCACTTTGATGCGCCCATATTCGTCGACGAAGGGGTCGCCGTTGGTCGGGCCAACCACGCGTGCGCTCTCCAGACGTGAGGGCGGTTTTGGCAGGTGCGGCGGATGAATGGTGATCTCCGCCGGCACCGCCTCGAACGAGGTGAGCTCCTCGCTGGTGCGCCCGACCATCGCGCCGACTCCGCTCGTGGGAAGGGAGAGGAGTCCGTGGACCTTGCCGGCAACCGATACGCGGGTGAGAAGGAGCTTTCGGTTGAACGCCGCATCGCGATGGCCGTGCAAGGTGAACGTCTTGCCCGGGAAGAAACGCAACATCGATGCCGTCCCGCTGAGCGTGAAGGCGTCTGCCCGCTCCTGTGCGAGGCGCAGTTGCGCGCGTCGTTCTGCGAGTTCGTGCATATCGCGGAATCCGGCGGCATAGGCCCGCCGCTCCCGGCGAGCGTGCCCCGTGCTCGGATCGAGCTCGGCGCGCCCCTGCAGCCGCGCCGAGGGGCTGCGAAAGTCGTAATCGCGATGTTCGATGGCGCCGGTGCGCACGCGCTGTGCGCGCTGAATGCTGCACACGTGCTCGCCGGAGACGGCGCCGCTGTCATGATGGAAGTCGACGTCCGCGTCGTTGGCCAAATCGGTGAACCCGTCGCGGCGATTCGTGAACACGACGACGGTCGTGTCGGGCGTTCGGTCGAAGTAGTAGTGAAGGCCCTCGTGGGCGGCGAGGCGCGCGATGAAGTCGAGATCCGTCTCGTCGGCCTGCACGGTGTACTCGTGCGTGGGGAGAGGAGGGTAGACGTGGAAGACGGTTTGGATGGCCTCGGGCCGCACGACCTCGCGGATGATTTGTTCCACGGTCATCTGCTGGAAAATGCGGTAGCCGCCCGAATACCGCAGGTTCGACAGGTGCGGCTCGATGACCACTGTGGTGGACGCGCGGTTGTCCCCCACGTACGCGCCATCGGGGAGAACCTCGGTGACGGTTCCGTGAATGACGAGCTCCGTGTTCCCACCGCGCGCCACGGAGAACGCTGCGTCGCGCCCGAGGGCCACCTCGAGATCCTGCACGTCTTCCGGCTCGGTGATGACGGTGATCGAGTAGGAAAATAGCGAGGAGAGGCGCTCGTAACCTTCGAACGCGGCCACGGTCAAGATGGACTCGTCGACGTCGGCAATCTGCAAGCGGCATCGCAAGTCGTCGTAGTGGTTTACGAGCGACGGCATCGCAACGTTCATATCTCTTGAACATTGCGCATTAATTCGAGCTCGACAATGTACCAAGCCGGTACAGCGCAGGTACGCCACGGCCGGTACATCGATACAGGCGAGCTTTCGCGAGCGCGCCACACCGGCGCATCACGTACGAACGGCGTTATGGCTTTTGCCGCGCGTACCAGGAAGGCAGCGAGTACGTCCAACCCAAAAGGATGACGATGAAACCTGCTGGGATGGCCCATACGAGGTGGAGCCAGGCGCCCATCCACATGACGAGCTGGCCCCCGGAACGAACGGCCGTCGCGCCGGGTGTCATGTGGAAGGCGACGTAATGTCCGAAACTGGAATCCCGCTGCTTCGAGAAGTCCATCCAGCGGAGCATCGCCATCGTTACGACAACGGAAGGGCCAAATG
It includes:
- the vgrG gene encoding type VI secretion system tip protein VgrG, coding for MPSLVNHYDDLRCRLQIADVDESILTVAAFEGYERLSSLFSYSITVITEPEDVQDLEVALGRDAAFSVARGGNTELVIHGTVTEVLPDGAYVGDNRASTTVVIEPHLSNLRYSGGYRIFQQMTVEQIIREVVRPEAIQTVFHVYPPLPTHEYTVQADETDLDFIARLAAHEGLHYYFDRTPDTTVVVFTNRRDGFTDLANDADVDFHHDSGAVSGEHVCSIQRAQRVRTGAIEHRDYDFRSPSARLQGRAELDPSTGHARRERRAYAAGFRDMHELAERRAQLRLAQERADAFTLSGTASMLRFFPGKTFTLHGHRDAAFNRKLLLTRVSVAGKVHGLLSLPTSGVGAMVGRTSEELTSFEAVPAEITIHPPHLPKPPSRLESARVVGPTNGDPFVDEYGRIKVQFHWDRDGNHDENSSCWIRMMTPVGSYDEGFWQAHKVGSEVLVDFIDGDIDRPVVIGAVYNSVDTQPYKMPMDVANSTWKTKSVPGGGGFNEITQDNHTGQEKIYIHAQRNMDITVQSAHTESIGASKTSSIGANKSTTIGANQTSTVGANDTTTVGANQTHSAGVNQSFSAGADQSHSAGANQSLSSGADQSLSAGANQSISVTANQSINVTGNREKTIAGNETAKVLGAHTQNVTGNIDITSSGDITLSGKQVNINADTVLNLTCHGTSIQVSPTAVSIWASAQVAVDVAGVQIFFLTGGNATFQCGTIKIDATGGDLNTSASGTANISAGQVANISAPAVNLNP